In Verrucomicrobiia bacterium, a single window of DNA contains:
- a CDS encoding serine hydrolase produces the protein MSTLKKPLTLTTFSAATVASALFLTGALCGWALNFNDRPVAAEPRSCLRLEGYTYTKPLLACDTLPTGVHSSQMETVKKTVEEEINEAVQRGDVTHVSVYVRDLVNRQEVSINGDEKFFPASLKKVPLMMAYFKAAETSP, from the coding sequence GTGAGCACTCTCAAGAAGCCTCTTACCCTGACTACTTTTTCTGCCGCTACCGTGGCCAGTGCTCTTTTTCTTACGGGTGCTCTTTGCGGCTGGGCTCTCAACTTCAACGATAGACCAGTAGCAGCCGAGCCACGTAGCTGCCTCCGCTTGGAAGGTTATACATATACAAAGCCCCTTCTGGCTTGTGACACACTCCCAACGGGAGTGCACTCTTCTCAGATGGAAACCGTAAAGAAGACTGTCGAAGAAGAAATTAACGAAGCGGTACAGCGTGGTGATGTAACGCACGTATCAGTATATGTACGTGACTTGGTGAACAGGCAGGAAGTAAGCATTAATGGGGATGAAAAGTTCTTCCCTGCCAGCCTGAAAAAGGTACCCCTTATGATGGCTTACTTCAAAGCCGCAGAGACAAGCCCTC